One window from the genome of Echinicola vietnamensis DSM 17526 encodes:
- a CDS encoding alpha/beta hydrolase family protein has product MNRLRVVLLLVLVSLNAFGQQKRPLKHEDYDGWESVSSTSLSKDGHWVGFEINPQDGDGRVEVKPHDGQGNSFSIERGDHYTFSHDSHWVVGKILPQKDTVRMLKLAEKKAKDMPKDSLFILSLEEGGLEKLSRIKSFKVPEKEGNWLAIHFEKEDKDASKDKSAKDSTETDSTHKKKHPKTDGTLLTVRNFDGSVSYEIQRVAQYGFSEKGDYLYFVQAEEDTLDNAAIGLLALKNGERTLLDSGMTKYSDAAFSKDLKHFAYLASGDSAKAEEPYYQLFLHNIGKDGSEAIVTKDTEGLLAEGKVAKSGNLKFSENGSRLFFGVNEDYKTYAYEDDTTILDEDRVSLDIWSWKDDEIQPMQLENKDREANKSFLAVYDLKDKSVVQLGDREVDNVNLDKDAKFDLVIATDDRPYRINYSWDIQIGRDIYLIDVETGQKKMIAKNAKGYPSLSPAAKYVHWYSYPDSAWLAYDIAGQKTVNLTNTIEDDFYDQLHDSPSMPRSYGSAGWTKDDQAFIVYSRYDIWKIDPSGKKDPVNITGGTGKAQKTSFRREVLDREEEFIDPKAPLILSAFNEQNKKSGYFKGDINGDETPEELIFTDHRYYGLEKAKAADEVIVRRSTFQEYPDVYATDLDMGALTQLSHANPQQKEINWGTVELTEFMTLKGDSLQGMIYKPEDFDPNKKYPLMVYFYERRSDSFHNYISPAPSASIINISYFVSNGYVVFVPDIKYDIGHPGKSAYDCIVPGVMSVVEKGYVDTDNMAIQGQSWGGYQVAYLITQTDMFKAAGAGAPVANMTSAYGGIRWGSGMSRMFQYEQTQSRIGGTLWEKPMEYIENSPLFFADQVNTPVLIMHNDKDGAVPWYQGIEFFMSLKRNRTPAWLLVYNGEDHNLRKRKNRKDLSIRLSQFFDHYLKGAPAPLWMTEGLPAVEKGRTLKYELSE; this is encoded by the coding sequence TACGACGGGTGGGAGTCGGTATCCTCCACTTCGCTCAGCAAGGATGGCCACTGGGTTGGTTTTGAGATCAATCCGCAAGATGGCGACGGCAGGGTGGAAGTAAAGCCTCACGATGGCCAAGGGAATAGTTTTTCGATTGAGAGAGGAGATCATTACACTTTTTCCCATGACAGTCATTGGGTGGTGGGAAAAATTCTGCCGCAAAAGGATACGGTGAGAATGCTTAAACTAGCCGAGAAAAAAGCCAAGGACATGCCAAAGGATAGCCTGTTTATCCTTTCCTTGGAAGAAGGTGGTTTGGAAAAGCTTTCTCGGATAAAGTCCTTCAAGGTTCCTGAAAAAGAAGGTAATTGGCTTGCTATCCATTTTGAGAAAGAGGATAAAGATGCATCCAAAGATAAATCCGCAAAAGACAGTACAGAAACCGACAGCACACATAAGAAGAAACATCCTAAAACAGATGGAACGCTTTTGACTGTGAGGAATTTTGACGGATCTGTTAGTTATGAAATTCAGCGTGTAGCCCAATACGGGTTCTCCGAGAAAGGTGATTACCTTTATTTTGTGCAAGCGGAAGAAGATACCCTTGACAATGCAGCCATCGGGCTGCTTGCATTGAAAAACGGTGAAAGGACGTTGCTTGATTCTGGAATGACCAAATACAGTGATGCGGCTTTTTCAAAGGACTTGAAACATTTCGCCTATTTGGCTTCTGGAGATTCGGCAAAAGCAGAGGAGCCTTATTACCAACTGTTTTTGCATAACATCGGTAAAGATGGAAGTGAGGCCATTGTAACCAAAGATACAGAAGGGCTTTTGGCAGAAGGCAAGGTGGCTAAAAGCGGCAATCTGAAGTTTTCAGAAAATGGAAGCAGGCTGTTTTTCGGTGTCAATGAAGACTACAAAACCTATGCTTACGAAGATGATACGACCATTCTTGATGAGGACCGCGTTTCTTTGGATATCTGGAGCTGGAAGGATGATGAAATCCAGCCGATGCAACTGGAGAATAAAGATCGGGAAGCCAATAAATCATTTTTAGCGGTCTATGATCTTAAAGACAAGTCAGTGGTCCAGTTGGGTGACCGTGAAGTGGACAATGTCAACTTGGACAAGGACGCAAAGTTTGACCTAGTGATCGCCACTGATGATCGCCCTTATCGCATCAATTATAGCTGGGATATCCAGATTGGCAGGGATATTTACCTTATCGATGTGGAAACAGGCCAAAAAAAGATGATTGCAAAGAATGCTAAAGGTTATCCTAGCCTTTCTCCGGCTGCCAAGTATGTGCATTGGTACAGTTATCCGGACAGTGCTTGGCTAGCTTATGATATTGCTGGACAAAAGACAGTCAACCTGACCAATACTATTGAAGACGACTTTTATGATCAACTTCATGACAGTCCTAGCATGCCTCGATCCTATGGGTCAGCAGGATGGACCAAGGACGATCAGGCGTTCATTGTTTACTCCCGCTATGATATTTGGAAAATAGATCCAAGTGGCAAAAAGGATCCTGTAAACATTACTGGAGGAACGGGTAAAGCGCAAAAGACCAGTTTCAGAAGAGAAGTGCTGGACAGGGAAGAAGAGTTTATCGATCCCAAAGCTCCCTTGATCCTATCCGCCTTCAATGAGCAAAATAAAAAGAGTGGATATTTTAAAGGTGATATTAATGGGGACGAAACTCCTGAGGAATTGATTTTTACGGATCATCGGTATTATGGGCTGGAGAAGGCCAAGGCAGCTGATGAAGTTATTGTGAGACGCTCCACCTTCCAGGAATATCCAGATGTGTATGCCACGGATTTGGATATGGGTGCGTTGACGCAACTTTCCCATGCCAATCCGCAACAAAAAGAGATCAATTGGGGAACCGTGGAATTGACGGAGTTTATGACCCTGAAAGGGGACAGTCTACAAGGAATGATCTATAAGCCAGAGGATTTCGATCCTAACAAAAAGTACCCGTTGATGGTATATTTCTATGAAAGAAGATCGGATAGCTTTCACAACTATATCAGTCCGGCCCCGAGTGCTTCGATCATTAACATTTCCTATTTTGTAAGCAATGGTTACGTGGTTTTTGTGCCGGATATTAAATACGATATCGGCCATCCTGGAAAAAGTGCCTATGACTGTATAGTGCCTGGCGTGATGTCTGTCGTGGAAAAAGGCTATGTGGATACCGACAATATGGCCATTCAAGGGCAAAGTTGGGGAGGTTATCAAGTGGCTTACCTCATCACGCAGACGGACATGTTCAAGGCAGCAGGTGCGGGAGCTCCCGTGGCCAATATGACTTCAGCTTACGGCGGAATCCGCTGGGGATCCGGTATGAGCAGGATGTTCCAGTACGAGCAGACCCAGTCCAGAATAGGAGGGACGCTTTGGGAAAAGCCCATGGAGTATATCGAGAATTCACCGCTGTTCTTTGCAGACCAGGTCAATACTCCCGTGCTGATCATGCACAATGACAAAGATGGGGCAGTGCCTTGGTACCAAGGAATAGAGTTTTTTATGTCCCTGAAACGGAACAGAACCCCTGCATGGCTGTTGGTTTACAATGGTGAAGACCACAACCTGCGCAAAAGGAAAAACAGAAAGGACCTTTCCATCCGACTAAGTCAGTTCTTTGACCACTATCTCAAAGGAGCGCCAGCCCCGCTATGGATGACAGAAGGGCTGCCCGCTGTGGAAAAAGGACGGACCCTGAAATATGAGCTGTCAGAATAA